Proteins from one Nitrososphaerales archaeon genomic window:
- a CDS encoding DDE-type integrase/transposase/recombinase: MKEPALDFREMKGEEIARQFGWVRRLDEFAYKVHSQRLAKEYDVMQTEMGWACSCPDHQFRGMKCKHVRAVELSFILRKIVATEPTVIQAVSVGECPRCQSALIVKHSVRHNRSGDLQRYSCKGCGLRFSKNLGFEGMKASPEAVTQAMQLYFTGESLRNVQKFLRLQGVNTSHVSVLNWIRKYVGLMEGYLDKLTPRVGDTWRTDELYLKVKGNTKYLFAMMDDDTRFWIAQQVADHKGTSDVRPMFKEAVETAGKRPKLLISDGAHNFHLAFKKELWSRNGPHPHHKRDITLGSEVHNNKMERLNGEVRDREKVMRGIKRADTPILKGYQLYHNFIRPHEGLNGATPAERAGIKVEGENKWKTIIENASVVSSAR, from the coding sequence ATGAAGGAACCTGCCCTCGACTTCCGCGAGATGAAGGGCGAGGAGATTGCAAGGCAGTTCGGATGGGTCAGGCGGCTCGACGAGTTCGCCTACAAGGTTCACAGTCAAAGATTAGCCAAGGAATACGACGTGATGCAGACGGAGATGGGATGGGCCTGCTCCTGCCCCGACCACCAGTTCAGGGGGATGAAGTGCAAGCACGTCCGAGCGGTCGAACTGAGTTTCATCCTAAGGAAGATTGTCGCAACCGAACCGACAGTCATTCAGGCCGTCAGCGTCGGGGAATGCCCCCGATGCCAGTCGGCCCTCATCGTCAAGCACTCGGTCAGGCACAACAGGAGCGGAGACCTTCAGCGATACTCGTGCAAGGGGTGCGGGTTGAGGTTCTCCAAGAACCTCGGCTTCGAGGGGATGAAGGCCAGCCCCGAAGCAGTCACCCAGGCGATGCAACTCTACTTTACTGGCGAGTCGCTAAGGAACGTCCAGAAGTTCCTCAGGCTCCAAGGCGTGAACACCTCCCACGTCAGCGTCCTCAACTGGATTAGGAAATATGTCGGGCTGATGGAGGGGTATCTCGACAAGCTGACCCCTCGGGTGGGCGACACTTGGAGGACTGACGAGCTATACCTGAAGGTGAAGGGGAACACGAAGTATCTCTTCGCTATGATGGACGACGACACCCGCTTCTGGATAGCCCAACAGGTGGCAGACCACAAGGGGACTTCGGACGTAAGGCCCATGTTCAAGGAGGCGGTAGAGACGGCTGGCAAGAGGCCGAAGCTCCTCATCAGCGACGGGGCGCACAACTTCCACTTGGCCTTCAAGAAGGAGCTATGGTCTCGCAACGGGCCTCATCCCCACCACAAGCGGGACATCACGCTGGGAAGCGAAGTCCACAACAACAAGATGGAGCGGCTCAACGGTGAAGTCCGAGACCGAGAGAAGGTGATGCGGGGAATCAAGAGGGCCGACACCCCAATCCTGAAGGGGTATCAGCTATACCACAACTTCATCCGACCCCACGAAGGACTGAACGGGGCGACCCCCGCCGAGAGAGCGGGAATCAAGGTTGAGGGGGAGAACAAGTGGAAGACAATAATCGAGAACGCTAGCGTGGTGAGTAGCGCACGGTAG
- a CDS encoding DUF3800 domain-containing protein: MQILYIDASGDPGMYDHKNSKFYILGGVALSENDWPITSAYFNDLCKKYFPKEDLEEIHTKQLFNGRSLFDKIDHKAMVADVCNFIATAHLTLFGIAIDKDQFLIRGLGKPEDVVNRSLEEIINRFHIFLLNRRERGIIVSDASAEGFDTRIRTLYEYFRKKGTHFWTLTKIIDTIFFTPSQTAMGIQLADFVAYAIKRKCVDGDSSLFDQFAARFGEHNFRLIPDPNRK, encoded by the coding sequence ATGCAGATTCTCTACATCGATGCCTCGGGAGACCCAGGGATGTATGACCACAAGAACTCCAAATTCTACATTCTGGGCGGAGTGGCCTTGAGTGAGAATGACTGGCCAATTACATCAGCATATTTCAACGACCTCTGCAAGAAGTATTTCCCGAAGGAAGACCTGGAGGAAATCCACACCAAGCAACTCTTCAATGGAAGGTCGCTATTCGATAAGATTGACCACAAGGCGATGGTTGCAGACGTGTGCAACTTCATCGCCACCGCTCACCTGACTCTGTTCGGAATCGCAATTGACAAAGACCAGTTCCTGATTCGAGGGTTGGGCAAACCTGAGGATGTCGTCAATCGAAGTCTCGAAGAGATAATCAACCGCTTCCACATCTTTCTTCTGAACAGAAGGGAAAGGGGCATAATTGTCTCAGACGCCAGCGCAGAGGGGTTTGACACGAGAATACGAACCCTGTATGAGTATTTCAGGAAAAAAGGCACCCATTTCTGGACGCTCACTAAGATTATCGATACAATCTTCTTCACTCCTTCTCAGACTGCGATGGGTATCCAACTCGCGGACTTCGTTGCCTACGCGATCAAGAGAAAGTGCGTCGATGGGGATAGCTCGTTGTTTGACCAATTTGCCGCCAGATTCGGCGAACACAACTTCAGGCTAATACCCGACCCAAATAGGAAGTAA
- a CDS encoding DUF998 domain-containing protein, with protein sequence MAKSSGTSPSTVKRLFWVVIVGILLYVVLDTAAQILPPYYSPVSQAESYLAIGPYGYIMTLNFLNRGLFSLVFLYAMLRAIDLRGGVRNRYRAGVALLGVWAVGAFILAAFPTDVPPSAPTLSGAIHLVVAVISFVGGSFGALGLSLQFKRDPAFQRVTRFALPISLLAVALVFLLFGLPGVAPAFAQRMNGLLERVFLASVLLWMLALSVHLSGNSSLSNRAKTA encoded by the coding sequence ATGGCGAAGTCGTCTGGGACGTCTCCGTCGACAGTGAAGAGACTCTTCTGGGTGGTCATCGTCGGAATCCTGCTCTACGTCGTCCTGGACACGGCGGCACAGATTCTCCCACCGTACTACAGTCCAGTCAGCCAGGCCGAGAGCTACTTGGCCATCGGCCCGTATGGCTACATCATGACCCTCAACTTCTTGAACCGGGGGCTGTTCTCACTCGTCTTCCTCTACGCCATGCTGCGCGCGATTGACCTCAGGGGAGGGGTCAGGAACAGGTACAGGGCTGGCGTCGCGTTGCTCGGTGTGTGGGCTGTGGGGGCGTTCATCCTGGCGGCCTTCCCCACCGACGTCCCTCCCTCAGCGCCGACTCTGAGCGGAGCAATCCATCTCGTGGTCGCGGTCATCTCGTTCGTAGGAGGCTCCTTCGGCGCGCTAGGCCTCTCCCTGCAGTTCAAGCGGGACCCGGCCTTCCAGCGCGTCACGAGATTCGCTCTGCCGATCTCCCTCCTAGCGGTGGCGTTAGTCTTCCTGCTCTTCGGCCTTCCTGGCGTGGCTCCCGCATTCGCACAACGGATGAACGGCCTCCTGGAGAGGGTCTTCCTGGCCTCGGTACTGCTCTGGATGCTTGCCTTGTCCGTCCACTTGAGTGGAAACTCAAGCTTATCCAACCGGGCCAAGACGGCCTAG
- a CDS encoding SDR family oxidoreductase, whose protein sequence is MPVAEKMKGKVCVVTGGNSGIGKVTALELARMGANVVMVSRDPRKGERARAELVRDSGNSAVELMIADLSLQREVRRLASDLKRAHTKIHVLVNNAGSNFVGYSETEEGVERTMAVNYFAPFLLTNLLVDVLVASAPSRVVNVASVAHHGSALDLDDMNGRKSQGTFGLRAYGRSKLALVLFTYELARRLQGKGVTVNCLHPGAVRTNIWSHSGVASPLARIVSLFMRGPEKGAETCVYLASAPEVEGLTGKYFIDLKERHSSRASYDEELAARLWDLSVKMTSLNATRQVHSPLIRGEIVARVSA, encoded by the coding sequence ATGCCAGTGGCTGAGAAGATGAAGGGGAAGGTCTGCGTGGTCACGGGTGGGAACTCCGGCATAGGGAAGGTTACCGCACTGGAGCTTGCAAGGATGGGCGCGAACGTCGTCATGGTCTCGCGAGACCCACGAAAGGGGGAAAGAGCGAGGGCAGAGCTTGTCAGGGATTCCGGCAATTCAGCAGTGGAGCTAATGATCGCCGACCTATCATTACAGAGGGAGGTGAGACGACTCGCGTCTGACTTGAAGCGGGCCCACACCAAGATACACGTCCTTGTTAACAACGCCGGCAGCAATTTCGTCGGGTACTCGGAGACTGAGGAGGGCGTGGAGCGTACCATGGCCGTCAACTACTTCGCTCCCTTCCTGCTCACAAACCTCTTGGTAGACGTGCTGGTCGCGAGTGCTCCCTCGAGGGTGGTCAACGTCGCATCCGTGGCCCACCACGGCTCGGCGTTGGACCTCGATGACATGAACGGCAGGAAGTCGCAAGGAACGTTCGGGCTGAGAGCCTACGGCCGTTCCAAGCTGGCGCTCGTCCTCTTCACTTACGAGTTGGCTAGGAGACTCCAGGGTAAGGGAGTGACTGTCAACTGCCTTCATCCCGGGGCTGTGAGGACAAACATTTGGTCGCACTCGGGGGTCGCCAGCCCACTGGCACGCATTGTGTCTCTCTTCATGCGGGGTCCGGAGAAGGGGGCAGAGACCTGCGTCTACCTCGCCTCAGCACCCGAGGTGGAAGGATTGACTGGGAAGTATTTCATTGACCTAAAGGAACGCCATTCTTCAAGAGCTTCCTACGACGAGGAGCTTGCGGCAAGGCTCTGGGACCTCAGCGTGAAGATGACTAGTCTAAACGCAACTCGTCAAGTCCATTCTCCGCTGATTCGCGGGGAGATTGTGGCTCGCGTATCAGCTTAA
- a CDS encoding PAC2 family protein, with translation MRIIPEGTRLDGTALIAGFHGIGATGYWTVKFLVNELKARRVCFIDYEHAPAVSYYAEGRVVTPYEVFSAHGLSILKAEVSPVREKEDEFYRGLAEWIKGSGVREVALVGGLDESLRNDDSRYKVVMTSTFAAKGEMQGERVLEDDKMIVGPVASLLNFFEMNAFPAFAVLAYSSTERVDPRAAASAVEVLSRRYGFAVDTTPLIKGAEVIEGEMKVIEERERRPSSSAYS, from the coding sequence TTGAGGATCATTCCCGAAGGGACAAGGCTTGATGGCACAGCTCTCATCGCTGGGTTTCATGGCATAGGGGCCACCGGATACTGGACCGTCAAGTTCCTTGTCAACGAGCTGAAAGCGAGGAGGGTCTGTTTCATCGACTACGAGCACGCTCCAGCCGTCTCCTACTACGCGGAGGGCAGGGTCGTGACGCCCTACGAAGTCTTCAGCGCCCATGGACTATCGATACTCAAGGCCGAGGTGTCTCCCGTGAGAGAAAAGGAGGACGAGTTCTACAGGGGACTGGCCGAGTGGATAAAGGGCTCTGGAGTCAGAGAGGTGGCCCTGGTGGGCGGGCTGGACGAATCGCTGAGGAACGACGATTCGAGGTACAAGGTCGTGATGACTTCGACATTCGCTGCGAAGGGAGAGATGCAGGGCGAGCGGGTCCTCGAGGATGACAAGATGATAGTCGGACCGGTGGCCTCGCTTCTGAACTTCTTCGAGATGAACGCCTTCCCTGCGTTCGCCGTCCTGGCCTACTCCAGCACGGAGAGGGTGGACCCGAGGGCCGCGGCGAGCGCTGTGGAGGTCCTCTCGCGGAGGTACGGATTCGCGGTTGACACCACACCGCTGATCAAGGGTGCCGAGGTCATCGAGGGCGAGATGAAGGTGATCGAGGAGAGGGAGCGCCGCCCCTCCTCTTCCGCCTACTCCTAG
- the tgtA gene encoding tRNA guanosine(15) transglycosylase TgtA, protein MKTRMGHSFEVRESDLLGRIGKLEVGGRSVETPYLFPVVHPVNQLVELRELKEMGFGGLMTNSYILYKRRRDEVLTDGIHRLLDFDGLFMTDSGGYQVLEYGDLDVTYSEIASFQSRMGSDLAVTLDRPTGYSQSRKYAKGTMEYSLKNALATIREFGASKTVWVGPVQGGLFPDLLKRSASSLVNAGFGFLALGSPVQVMENYRYTELVGMIVATRRAMPYSMPLHLFGAGHPHTMAMAVALGCDTFDSASYILFARDGRYMTGRGASKLREMKYLPCSCPVCSKTSVGGILELEEKDRTRLLALHNLHVLRKELESCKEAIAEGRLWDLVEEKAATHPRLQEAFRELAKEAKLFERGTASMKEKGLLMRGETDGHRPEISIARRNLGGAMRRTTGTALLLLSSSGLPITRLRFKEGRRPEGRYDVYKMSAELGLYPAELDFVYPFTHLVGGGGEPEGGLQDAERRLRSMGYKKVVVGRVDGAGCISLARARSRRKRRGGAPSPRSPSSRPR, encoded by the coding sequence GTGAAGACAAGGATGGGACATTCCTTCGAGGTCAGGGAGTCCGACCTGCTGGGCAGGATAGGGAAGCTGGAAGTTGGGGGCAGGAGCGTGGAGACGCCCTATCTCTTTCCGGTTGTGCATCCTGTCAACCAGCTCGTAGAGCTCCGCGAGCTGAAGGAGATGGGGTTCGGGGGGCTGATGACCAATTCCTACATCCTCTACAAGCGGCGCAGGGACGAGGTTCTGACGGATGGAATCCACAGGCTGCTGGACTTCGACGGGCTCTTCATGACTGACTCTGGCGGTTACCAGGTGCTCGAGTACGGCGACCTGGACGTGACGTACAGCGAGATAGCCTCGTTCCAGTCGCGGATGGGATCCGACCTCGCAGTCACGCTCGACAGACCGACGGGCTACTCGCAATCGAGGAAGTACGCGAAGGGGACGATGGAGTACAGCCTGAAGAACGCTTTGGCGACAATCAGGGAATTCGGCGCATCGAAGACAGTCTGGGTGGGACCTGTGCAGGGAGGCCTCTTCCCAGACCTGCTGAAGAGGTCGGCATCGTCCCTCGTGAACGCTGGCTTTGGCTTCCTCGCGCTCGGAAGTCCAGTCCAGGTGATGGAAAACTACAGGTACACGGAGCTGGTTGGAATGATCGTCGCGACCCGCCGCGCGATGCCCTACTCTATGCCTCTCCACCTGTTTGGCGCCGGACACCCTCACACGATGGCGATGGCGGTCGCCCTCGGCTGCGACACGTTCGACTCTGCGAGCTACATCCTGTTCGCCCGCGACGGGAGGTACATGACGGGGCGCGGCGCTTCCAAACTCCGCGAGATGAAGTACCTGCCCTGTAGCTGCCCTGTCTGCTCCAAGACATCCGTGGGAGGGATTCTGGAGCTCGAGGAGAAGGACAGGACGAGGTTGCTGGCGCTTCACAACCTGCACGTCCTCAGAAAGGAACTCGAGAGCTGCAAGGAGGCGATAGCAGAAGGCAGGCTCTGGGACCTGGTCGAGGAAAAGGCGGCAACACACCCGCGGCTCCAAGAAGCGTTCCGCGAGCTCGCGAAGGAAGCGAAGCTGTTCGAGAGAGGCACGGCATCCATGAAGGAGAAGGGACTACTGATGAGGGGGGAAACAGACGGACACAGGCCAGAGATTTCCATCGCCCGGCGCAACCTGGGGGGCGCGATGAGGAGGACTACAGGAACTGCCCTCCTCCTACTCTCCTCTAGCGGTCTTCCGATCACCAGGTTGAGGTTCAAGGAAGGCAGGCGCCCGGAGGGGAGATACGACGTCTACAAGATGAGCGCCGAGCTCGGACTCTACCCCGCGGAGCTGGACTTCGTCTACCCCTTCACTCATCTCGTGGGAGGCGGGGGCGAACCAGAGGGCGGGCTGCAGGATGCGGAGCGAAGGCTCAGGTCGATGGGCTACAAGAAGGTCGTAGTCGGTAGGGTTGACGGCGCCGGATGCATCTCGCTGGCCAGGGCTAGGAGTAGGCGGAAGAGGAGGGGCGGCGCTCCCTCTCCTCGATCACCTTCATCTCGCCCTCGATGA
- a CDS encoding glycosyltransferase family 39 protein, with protein sequence MQVPEVAPTSPSQTRWKRVLRYSAVVAIASLLALCLFLILNAHSPSAYFVVAAQASAVLATLGAAAAVIAGARHFTLTRPEMRWAVLFLVLVSVAVFGAHLYVINSPPTTQCTNSTKLGCIMDEVFYVPAAQTLLSGNQCAPYADNCNLEHPFLAKALIAAGTAVFGSNDLGWRVFNALLGTLSIPLLFVLIYLLSGNRRLSYFSAFLFSVDTMFFVHSSAALIDIPSIFFSLLAFVLYFWRARFWRIDNVTASGAMLGLALLSKETAVFAVAVLFTYQLIFAEGTLKHAFIETAKLLAVAALVFFAGLQVYDTLFTSATVPTFVQQVAFIFKYGSGLDCPPAALAVVPKCGMWVDSLFHAYITPLNWLTYYPPVSYFVTTVTTTVGSGPGATSSSFIGVGYYGVNNVIMLWAVLVWVPLAVYRLLRRRPEGEPVSRDDRTTLFLLVWLVWTYLPYIGLWLYGRVTYPFYILPAVPALSAGAAYFSTREWFPRWLAVVYLLAALVWFVIYFPVKDFLPVILRVWLGR encoded by the coding sequence GTGCAAGTCCCCGAGGTTGCACCCACTTCGCCCTCTCAGACGCGATGGAAGAGGGTCCTCAGGTACAGCGCAGTAGTTGCAATCGCGAGCCTCCTCGCCCTCTGTCTCTTCCTGATCCTGAACGCCCACTCGCCCTCGGCATACTTCGTAGTCGCAGCTCAGGCCTCGGCCGTCCTGGCTACGCTAGGGGCTGCCGCAGCGGTCATCGCAGGGGCGAGGCACTTCACCCTGACGCGGCCGGAGATGCGGTGGGCCGTCCTCTTCCTCGTCCTGGTATCAGTGGCAGTCTTCGGCGCTCACCTCTACGTGATCAACTCCCCGCCAACCACGCAGTGCACGAACTCGACCAAGCTGGGGTGCATAATGGACGAGGTCTTCTACGTGCCCGCCGCCCAGACCCTGCTCTCCGGAAATCAGTGCGCGCCCTACGCCGACAACTGCAATCTGGAGCACCCGTTCCTTGCGAAGGCTCTCATAGCCGCAGGGACTGCGGTCTTCGGGTCGAACGACCTCGGCTGGAGGGTCTTCAACGCCCTGTTGGGGACGCTCAGCATCCCACTGCTCTTCGTCCTAATCTACCTGCTCTCGGGCAACAGGAGGCTGTCCTACTTCTCTGCGTTCCTCTTTTCGGTGGACACGATGTTCTTCGTCCACTCTTCCGCCGCCCTGATAGACATCCCCTCGATCTTCTTCTCGCTCCTGGCCTTCGTGCTCTACTTCTGGCGTGCGAGGTTCTGGCGCATTGACAACGTGACTGCATCGGGCGCCATGCTCGGGCTTGCACTACTCTCCAAGGAGACAGCCGTGTTCGCTGTCGCCGTCCTGTTCACCTACCAGCTCATCTTCGCCGAGGGGACGCTCAAGCACGCCTTCATTGAGACGGCCAAACTCCTCGCGGTCGCAGCCCTCGTCTTCTTCGCCGGCCTGCAGGTGTACGACACGCTGTTCACTTCCGCCACGGTCCCGACCTTCGTCCAACAGGTTGCTTTCATCTTCAAGTACGGGTCGGGGCTCGACTGCCCTCCCGCGGCCCTCGCCGTAGTCCCGAAGTGCGGGATGTGGGTCGATTCACTCTTCCACGCCTACATCACCCCTCTGAACTGGCTCACATACTACCCGCCAGTGTCGTACTTCGTCACGACAGTCACCACCACTGTGGGCAGCGGACCGGGCGCCACCTCCTCCAGCTTCATCGGCGTGGGCTACTACGGTGTCAACAACGTCATCATGCTCTGGGCGGTCTTGGTGTGGGTCCCGCTCGCGGTCTACAGACTCCTGCGAAGGAGACCCGAGGGCGAGCCCGTCTCGCGCGACGACAGGACGACCTTGTTCCTACTCGTCTGGCTCGTCTGGACCTATCTACCGTACATCGGCCTCTGGCTTTACGGCCGCGTCACCTACCCGTTCTACATTCTTCCAGCCGTGCCTGCGCTTTCCGCTGGCGCTGCCTACTTCTCCACGCGTGAGTGGTTCCCAAGGTGGCTCGCGGTTGTCTATCTTCTCGCCGCGTTGGTCTGGTTTGTGATCTATTTCCCGGTCAAGGACTTCCTTCCGGTGATACTCAGGGTCTGGCTCGGCCGCTAA
- a CDS encoding NAD(P)H-hydrate dehydratase, producing the protein MQRFSIGGSFVAEVIPPRKKDSHKRMNGTVCVVGGSRLYHGAPFLCATGAMRAGVDLVYIAVPATIATAVRALSPDFIVVPLPDAKLTRGNVTKLLAWVEKVDVYAVGPGLGPQNPDELASAVNRLKGEGKGLVVDADALRSATLASIKGSKTVVTPHAGEFERLFSTTLPADLEGRVKLVSEKAAEAGVVVLLKGPIDIVSDGERVGTNATHSPAMTVGGTGDVLTGVTAGLIAKGVPPFEAACAGVFLNGSAGVQAAEELGLHITASDVANRIANVMKRFDKIQ; encoded by the coding sequence GTGCAGCGATTCTCGATAGGCGGCTCATTTGTGGCCGAGGTCATCCCTCCAAGGAAGAAGGATTCGCACAAGAGGATGAACGGCACCGTGTGCGTGGTAGGCGGGAGCAGGCTGTACCACGGGGCCCCGTTCCTGTGCGCAACGGGTGCCATGCGGGCCGGCGTAGACCTCGTCTACATTGCAGTTCCAGCGACAATAGCAACGGCCGTGCGTGCACTCTCTCCTGATTTCATAGTCGTCCCTCTCCCCGACGCGAAGCTGACACGCGGAAACGTAACCAAGCTCCTCGCCTGGGTTGAGAAGGTGGACGTGTACGCTGTGGGTCCGGGACTCGGACCACAGAACCCGGACGAGCTGGCGAGCGCTGTGAACAGGCTCAAGGGGGAAGGGAAGGGTCTCGTCGTCGACGCCGACGCGCTGAGGTCCGCAACCCTCGCTTCCATCAAGGGGTCGAAGACGGTCGTGACCCCTCACGCTGGCGAGTTCGAGAGGCTCTTTTCCACGACGCTTCCAGCCGACCTGGAGGGAAGGGTGAAGCTCGTGTCAGAGAAGGCCGCCGAGGCCGGAGTGGTCGTGCTGTTGAAGGGTCCGATAGACATTGTGAGCGACGGCGAACGAGTTGGTACGAACGCCACGCACTCACCCGCGATGACCGTCGGCGGCACTGGCGACGTCCTTACCGGGGTCACGGCTGGCCTCATCGCGAAGGGCGTCCCGCCTTTCGAGGCTGCTTGCGCTGGGGTCTTCCTCAATGGATCCGCAGGGGTCCAGGCAGCGGAGGAACTCGGGCTCCACATCACAGCGTCGGACGTTGCAAACAGGATTGCAAACGTGATGAAAAGGTTCGACAAAATACAATGA
- a CDS encoding methyltransferase domain-containing protein, with protein MKNRRPGLQSKWSYVVNSLQEIIPSYELASSRISLFADRRMRAEAISFAVADGSSVLDLGAGPGTMSRLVARNRGEPVLLDVSRSMLKASSFRNKVQAVFEFLPFREGVFDGAVSGFALRDAHDLKTAMAQVARVLKRGGRLAFCDLGKPDSAIGTIAVGYYMRVVPNIVGLVTIGRSGLRYGSLFDTYVLALHNSELVSLLSRHFTGVAIHEMQMGSAIVAKCVR; from the coding sequence ATGAAGAACAGGCGGCCGGGCCTGCAGTCCAAATGGTCGTACGTGGTCAACTCTCTGCAGGAGATAATCCCGTCCTACGAGCTCGCGTCCAGCAGGATATCGCTCTTTGCCGACAGGAGGATGCGGGCAGAGGCAATCTCGTTCGCTGTGGCCGACGGGTCCAGTGTTCTCGACCTTGGGGCGGGGCCGGGTACGATGTCGAGGCTCGTGGCTCGCAACCGCGGCGAGCCTGTGCTGCTCGATGTCTCCAGGTCGATGCTGAAGGCGTCGTCCTTCAGGAACAAGGTCCAGGCAGTCTTCGAGTTCCTCCCGTTCAGGGAGGGGGTCTTCGATGGCGCGGTGAGCGGTTTCGCACTCAGGGACGCCCACGACTTGAAGACGGCCATGGCACAGGTGGCGAGGGTCCTCAAGCGAGGGGGAAGGTTGGCCTTCTGCGACCTTGGAAAGCCCGATTCGGCGATAGGAACCATCGCTGTTGGCTACTACATGAGGGTGGTCCCGAACATAGTGGGACTGGTGACGATAGGCAGGTCTGGTCTCCGTTACGGTTCCCTCTTCGACACATACGTTCTCGCTCTGCACAACTCAGAGCTCGTGTCTCTCCTCTCCCGCCACTTCACTGGCGTGGCTATCCACGAAATGCAGATGGGGAGTGCGATAGTGGCGAAGTGCGTGAGGTAA
- a CDS encoding DHHA1 domain-containing protein, translating into MKAFCISHVKDVDGLSSAALVVAAMGGEVLLSDYDSILNDLDKVPADADRVVITDLGTDSTSSDEFAEKLGRIASHAEVTYIDHHFATEATKRKIRRKGVKLVHDVSECASMLTYLTFKKSLPERARLIALCGAVTDYMDGSPAAKRFMEHADRHFVLLEATLLAYAVARKGDEPGFPEMIVSELSKMKHPHEIPGVPELAVEELGIVASLGEEVKRLGKKKGRLAYMVTSQHSTGGISKLLIGAFDVPVGVAMREKQHGWYEVSLRGTSECKVHLGKTISVIASRLGGNGGGHAKAAGCRVPVEKAQEMLRLLGKRV; encoded by the coding sequence TTGAAGGCTTTCTGCATCTCGCACGTCAAGGACGTGGACGGGTTGAGCTCTGCTGCGTTGGTTGTCGCTGCCATGGGAGGCGAGGTCCTCTTGTCCGACTACGACTCGATTTTGAACGACCTCGACAAGGTTCCGGCCGATGCCGACCGAGTGGTAATCACCGACCTCGGAACAGACAGCACCTCTTCGGACGAATTCGCCGAGAAGCTGGGCAGGATCGCGTCGCACGCCGAGGTCACGTACATCGACCACCACTTCGCGACGGAGGCGACCAAGAGGAAGATCAGGCGCAAGGGCGTGAAGCTCGTCCACGACGTCTCAGAATGCGCGAGCATGCTCACCTACCTGACGTTCAAGAAGTCACTCCCTGAGCGGGCCAGGCTGATAGCACTCTGCGGCGCAGTGACGGACTACATGGACGGTTCTCCCGCCGCGAAGAGGTTCATGGAGCACGCTGACAGGCACTTCGTTCTCCTAGAGGCGACTTTGCTCGCCTACGCGGTGGCGAGAAAGGGCGACGAGCCAGGCTTTCCTGAGATGATCGTGTCGGAACTCTCCAAGATGAAGCACCCCCACGAGATACCGGGCGTGCCTGAACTTGCTGTCGAGGAGCTCGGTATCGTTGCGTCTCTGGGCGAGGAGGTCAAGCGGCTCGGCAAGAAGAAGGGAAGGCTCGCCTACATGGTCACGTCGCAGCATTCCACAGGGGGCATCTCCAAGCTGCTAATCGGGGCGTTCGATGTACCGGTTGGAGTGGCGATGAGGGAGAAGCAGCACGGTTGGTACGAGGTGAGCCTCAGGGGCACTTCTGAGTGCAAGGTCCACCTCGGGAAGACGATAAGCGTGATTGCATCGAGGCTGGGCGGGAACGGAGGAGGCCACGCCAAGGCGGCCGGATGCAGGGTGCCTGTAGAGAAGGCGCAAGAGATGCTGAGGCTGCTCGGGAAGCGGGTCTAG
- a CDS encoding isoaspartyl peptidase/L-asparaginase, producing the protein MKPAMIIHGGAGSGKFGRRDARFRELRNALEEGMAALKKGSSLDGVEASVRYMESCGAFNAGRGACLTAEGTLQLDAAVMQGDGRKGAGVGAVKCTYNPVSLARWVMENTGHVLVVGEECKVLANAAGLKVERLVPSPGSSQKYRKLVAARTGRNAGNYEFWKKMQDGNTVGAVAIDSAGMASAAVSTGGMWLKLPGRVGDSAVLGAGIYADSAGASCATGTGEEIIKNALAWNTGEFLKSTDAAGAARKAIALMSRRSGKGSAGIITVDAKGRVGFAYNTEAMGRAWCDQDGRSFVRV; encoded by the coding sequence TTGAAGCCAGCGATGATTATTCACGGGGGCGCTGGGAGCGGCAAGTTCGGGAGGAGAGACGCGAGGTTCAGGGAACTTCGGAACGCATTGGAGGAGGGCATGGCTGCCCTGAAGAAGGGCTCGTCACTCGACGGAGTTGAGGCCTCGGTGAGGTACATGGAAAGCTGCGGGGCCTTCAACGCAGGCAGGGGCGCGTGCCTCACCGCCGAAGGAACGCTGCAGCTCGACGCTGCGGTGATGCAGGGCGATGGACGCAAGGGCGCGGGTGTCGGCGCCGTAAAGTGCACCTACAATCCCGTGTCGCTCGCCAGGTGGGTGATGGAGAACACAGGCCACGTTCTAGTCGTGGGCGAGGAGTGCAAAGTGCTGGCAAATGCCGCAGGCCTGAAGGTGGAGAGGCTGGTCCCCTCCCCGGGGTCTTCGCAGAAGTACAGGAAGCTTGTCGCGGCAAGAACAGGAAGGAACGCCGGGAACTACGAGTTCTGGAAGAAGATGCAGGACGGAAACACTGTGGGCGCGGTGGCAATCGATTCCGCAGGAATGGCGTCGGCAGCTGTGAGCACAGGTGGCATGTGGCTCAAGCTTCCTGGAAGGGTCGGAGATTCGGCTGTCCTTGGCGCCGGCATCTACGCTGATTCAGCAGGAGCGTCCTGTGCCACCGGGACCGGAGAGGAGATAATCAAGAACGCGCTTGCCTGGAACACGGGCGAGTTCCTGAAGTCGACTGACGCTGCAGGGGCCGCGAGGAAGGCGATAGCATTGATGTCGAGGCGGAGCGGGAAGGGCTCCGCTGGGATAATAACCGTGGACGCGAAGGGCAGGGTTGGTTTTGCGTACAACACGGAAGCAATGGGGCGCGCCTGGTGCGACCAAGACGGACGCTCCTTCGTCCGAGTCTGA